From the Xiphophorus maculatus strain JP 163 A chromosome 20, X_maculatus-5.0-male, whole genome shotgun sequence genome, one window contains:
- the LOC102229995 gene encoding trypsin-like: MMQLSPYCLLLLLPLIVVNLAVENGNRIVGGTVVEPHSIKYQASLLYRDSLFCGGTLVHPQWVVSAAHCWRPNQLMKVVLGEHNIKEKEGYEQIFDVLLIIKHYQFNYWNLDNDIMLLKLDRPAVINEVVSPVVLPRNGTLQNFARCTVSGWGVTSVYGQSLSPELMSVDVDYFADCWYYYYFRITSNMICAGSTEGGRDSCQGDSGGPLVCNGRLEGIVSWGIGCAYAFYPGVYTNVRNYISWIDWVIQNS; encoded by the exons TTGAGAATGGTAACAGAATTGTTGGTGGCACAGTGGTAGAGCCTCACTCTATCAAATATCAAGCCTCTCTCCTGTACAGAGATTCCCTCTTCTGTGGAGGCACCTTGGTTCACCCGCAGTGGGTGGTGTCTGCTGCCCACTGCTGGAGGCC GAATCAGCTGATGAAAGTGGTCCTTGGGGAGCACAACATCAAAGAAAAGGAAGGATACGAGCAAATATTTGACGTCTTGTTAATCATAAAACATTACCAGTTCAATTACTGGAACCTTGACAACGACATCATGCTTCTTAAG CTGGACCGCCCTGCTGTCATCAACGAAGTGGTCAGTCCAGTTGTTTTGCCCCGCAATGGCACTTTGCAAAACTTTGCTCGGTGCACAGTTAGCGGTTGGGGAGTCACCTCTGTCTATGGCCAGAGCCTGTCCCCTGAGCTGATGTCTGTAGATGTGGATTACTTCGCAGACTGTTGGTACTACTACTACTTCAGGATCACAAGCAACATGATCTGTGCTGGGTCCACTGAAGGAGGAAGAGATTCCTGTCAG GGAGATTCAGGAGGACCGCTGGTCTGCAACGGTAGACTGGAAGGCATTGTGTCATGGGGCATCGGCTGTGCTTATGCTTTTTACCCCGGCGTCTACACTAATGTGAGAAACTACATCTCATGGATCGACTGGGTCATCCAGAACAGCTAA
- the cda gene encoding cytidine deaminase — MDQRHLSQEEVNELIHQSHEAKTFSYSPYSKFRVGAALKTRDGRVFTGCNVENACYNLGVCAERNVIAKAVSEGYKDFIAIAIASDMEKEFISPCGACRQVMREFGCKWEVYLTKIDKSYEKMTVDELLPRSFGPDDLCKKKVSNIPSNH; from the exons ATGGACCAAAGGCACTTGTCACAGGAGGAAGTTAATGAATTGATCCATCAGTCCCACGAGGCCAAAACGTTTTCTTACTCTCCCTACAGCAAATTTAGAGTGGGAGCTGCACTCAAGACTCGAGACGGCCGTGTCTTTACAG GTTGCAATGTGGAGAATGCATGTTACAACCTGGGAGTGTGTGCTGAAAGAAATGTCATTGCAAAGGCCGTGTCAGAAGGTTACAAAGACTTCATTGCCATTGCCATTGCCAG TGATATGGAGAAAGAGTTCATCTCCCCATGTGGAGCCTGCAGACAAGTCATGAGAGAG TTTGGGTGTAAATGGGAGGTTTATCTTACAAAGATCGATAAGTCGTACGAGAAGATGACTGTGGACGAGCTACTGCCCCGCTCTTTTGGCCCCGATGACCTGTGCAAAAAGAAGGTGTCCAACATTCCCAGCAATCACTGA